A region from the Rufibacter sp. DG15C genome encodes:
- the pgi gene encoding glucose-6-phosphate isomerase → MLPAINPTTTQAWKKLDAHFQQMQSQHLKDLFQEDPQRFEKLSLTFEDILLDFSKNRVTEETMQLLLQLAQETGLREAIDGMFSGEKINFTEDRAVLHVALRNSSNTPILVDGQDVMPDVNRVLDQMKAFSEQIISGGWKGYTGKPITTIVNIGIGGSDLGPVMVTEALKPYQKPNITTYFVSNVDGTHIAETLKKVDAETTLFMIASKTFTTQETMTNAHSARTWFLENAKNEEHIKKHFVAISTNTKAVSAFGIDPQNMFAFWDWVGGRYSLWSAIGLSICCTIGFENFRSLLDGAHAMDQHFQKTPFEKNAPVILALLGIWYNNFFGAEAHALLPYDQYMHRFAAYFQQGDMESNGKSVDRNSEKVNYQTGPIIWGEPGTNGQHAFYQLIHQGTKLIPCDFLAPAVSHNPLSDHHPKLMANFFAQTEALMNGKTEEEVLKEMRAANLSEEEIKSLKDFKVFEGNRPTNSILFKQLTPRTLGALLAMYEHKIFVQGIIWNIYSFDQWGVELGKQLASKILPELLNEEPVMSHDSSTNGLINQFKAFRTK, encoded by the coding sequence ATGTTACCCGCTATAAATCCCACCACCACCCAAGCCTGGAAGAAATTAGACGCCCATTTCCAGCAGATGCAGTCTCAGCACCTCAAGGACCTGTTTCAGGAGGACCCGCAGCGCTTCGAGAAACTGAGCCTCACCTTTGAGGACATCCTGCTGGACTTCTCCAAGAACCGCGTGACCGAGGAGACCATGCAACTGTTGTTGCAATTGGCGCAGGAGACCGGTTTGCGGGAAGCCATTGACGGCATGTTCTCCGGGGAGAAAATCAACTTCACCGAGGACCGCGCGGTGTTGCACGTGGCCTTGCGCAACAGCTCCAACACGCCTATTCTGGTGGACGGACAGGATGTGATGCCAGACGTGAACCGCGTGCTGGACCAGATGAAGGCCTTCTCTGAACAAATCATCTCGGGTGGCTGGAAAGGCTACACGGGCAAGCCCATCACCACCATCGTGAACATTGGCATCGGTGGCTCTGACCTAGGCCCCGTGATGGTCACTGAGGCCTTGAAGCCGTACCAGAAGCCTAACATCACCACCTACTTTGTGTCAAACGTGGACGGCACGCACATAGCCGAGACCCTCAAGAAAGTAGACGCCGAAACCACGCTGTTCATGATTGCCTCCAAGACGTTCACCACCCAGGAGACTATGACCAACGCTCACAGTGCGCGCACCTGGTTTTTGGAGAATGCAAAGAATGAGGAGCACATCAAAAAGCACTTCGTGGCTATCTCTACCAACACCAAGGCCGTGTCAGCGTTTGGCATTGACCCGCAGAACATGTTTGCCTTCTGGGACTGGGTAGGCGGAAGGTACTCGTTGTGGTCTGCCATTGGCTTGTCCATCTGCTGTACCATCGGGTTTGAGAACTTCAGGTCCTTGCTGGATGGAGCGCATGCCATGGACCAGCACTTCCAGAAGACGCCATTTGAAAAGAACGCGCCCGTGATTCTGGCTTTGCTGGGCATCTGGTACAACAACTTCTTTGGGGCTGAGGCGCACGCGCTATTGCCGTATGACCAGTACATGCACCGCTTTGCCGCCTACTTCCAGCAGGGCGACATGGAAAGCAACGGCAAGTCGGTGGACCGGAACAGCGAAAAGGTAAATTACCAGACCGGTCCTATCATCTGGGGCGAGCCCGGCACCAACGGCCAGCACGCGTTCTACCAACTCATCCACCAGGGCACCAAACTGATCCCATGTGACTTTCTGGCCCCGGCCGTCAGCCACAACCCGCTCAGCGACCACCATCCAAAACTGATGGCCAACTTCTTCGCGCAGACCGAGGCCTTGATGAATGGCAAAACCGAGGAGGAAGTCTTAAAGGAGATGCGTGCCGCCAACCTGTCTGAGGAGGAAATTAAATCCTTGAAAGACTTTAAAGTGTTTGAAGGCAACCGCCCTACTAACTCTATTCTGTTCAAGCAACTGACCCCAAGAACGCTGGGCGCCTTGCTGGCCATGTATGAGCATAAAATCTTTGTGCAGGGCATTATCTGGAATATCTACAGCTTTGACCAATGGGGCGTGGAACTAGGCAAGCAACTGGCCTCCAAGATTCTGCCTGAGCTATTAAATGAGGAGCCAGTCATGTCACATGACAGCTCTACCAACGGTTTGATCAACCAGTTTAAGGCGTTTAGAACCAAGTAG
- a CDS encoding inorganic diphosphatase codes for MKYLFPICLLLFAVLSSCTTNYQEVPAFTDTKQWQAVIVTPAGSTEPQRYDFIKKEFVRKTEAGRAKELDFLPYLGNEGFIPSTLVDSAKGRPAAPLPVLVLSNQLKQGTVLEILPMGVLVLERSGELYHLIVAIPARPSEQTISAHNYMDFSGRYPAVKTILQNWYLNVDRQQPTRLMGWKDEAFAEKLIQQWIQ; via the coding sequence ATGAAATACCTATTCCCTATTTGCCTCCTGCTTTTTGCGGTGCTGAGCAGCTGTACCACCAATTACCAGGAAGTGCCCGCTTTTACTGACACCAAGCAATGGCAGGCCGTAATTGTGACGCCCGCCGGCTCCACTGAGCCGCAGCGCTATGACTTCATTAAAAAAGAGTTTGTCCGTAAAACAGAAGCCGGACGAGCCAAAGAACTGGACTTTCTGCCCTATCTAGGCAACGAGGGCTTTATTCCCAGCACCCTGGTAGACTCAGCTAAGGGAAGGCCGGCCGCACCGTTGCCGGTACTGGTGCTTTCCAACCAATTAAAACAGGGGACGGTGCTGGAGATTCTGCCCATGGGCGTGCTGGTGCTGGAACGAAGCGGGGAGCTGTACCATCTGATAGTGGCTATACCGGCCCGGCCCAGTGAGCAGACCATCTCGGCGCACAACTACATGGATTTTTCGGGGCGCTACCCGGCCGTGAAGACCATCTTGCAGAACTGGTACCTGAACGTGGACCGCCAGCAACCCACCCGTCTGATGGGCTGGAAAGATGAGGCCTTCGCCGAAAAGCTAATTCAGCAGTGGATTCAATAA
- a CDS encoding amidohydrolase — MTLLQKLSLCTLATGLFVLPAVSYGQSNDLHAQIDRLADKIEPKVIQWRRDFHQNPELGNLEFKTAEKIAKHLKSLGLEVHTGVAKTGVVALLKGGKPGPVVALRADMDALPVTERNSLPFASKVKTTYNNQQVGVMHACGHDTHIAMLMGAAEILTQNKKDIAGTIKFIFQPAEEGVPAGEEGGAKLMVKEGVLTNPKVEAIFGVHINSATEVGTLKYKPQGTMASSDNFKIKIKGRQAHGAYPWASIDPIAVSAQIINGIQTIVSRQMEITQDAAVITVGAIHGGVRSNIIPEEVEMIGTIRALNTDMQKELHARLKRTAEMIAASAGATAIVEITEQCPVTYNHELLTAHMLPSLEQAAGKNNVKLTKAVTGAEDFAFFQQQIPGVYLFVGGMPKGMDSNKIPAHHTPDFMIDESGMKLGMRTLAYLAVDYLNKPLQKSASK, encoded by the coding sequence ATGACGCTTTTACAGAAACTAAGCCTTTGCACGCTGGCCACCGGCCTTTTTGTGCTACCAGCGGTGAGCTACGGGCAAAGCAACGACCTGCACGCCCAGATAGACCGCTTAGCCGACAAGATAGAACCAAAAGTCATCCAATGGCGAAGAGACTTCCACCAGAACCCAGAGCTGGGCAACCTGGAGTTCAAGACCGCCGAGAAGATTGCCAAGCACCTGAAATCCCTGGGGCTGGAAGTTCATACCGGCGTCGCCAAAACTGGGGTGGTAGCCCTTCTGAAAGGCGGCAAGCCCGGCCCCGTGGTCGCCCTCCGCGCCGACATGGACGCCCTGCCCGTGACCGAGCGGAACAGCCTGCCCTTCGCGTCTAAGGTGAAGACCACTTACAATAACCAGCAGGTGGGCGTGATGCACGCCTGCGGCCATGATACGCACATTGCCATGCTCATGGGCGCCGCCGAAATCCTGACTCAGAACAAAAAAGACATTGCTGGCACCATCAAGTTCATCTTCCAGCCCGCCGAGGAAGGCGTACCCGCAGGAGAGGAAGGCGGCGCCAAACTGATGGTGAAGGAAGGCGTGCTGACCAACCCCAAGGTAGAGGCCATCTTTGGCGTGCACATCAATTCGGCCACAGAGGTAGGCACTTTGAAGTACAAGCCGCAGGGGACCATGGCCAGTTCAGACAACTTCAAGATTAAAATTAAGGGTCGTCAGGCGCACGGGGCGTACCCGTGGGCCAGTATTGACCCCATTGCCGTGTCGGCGCAGATAATTAACGGCATTCAGACCATTGTGAGCCGCCAGATGGAAATCACGCAGGATGCCGCCGTCATCACCGTGGGCGCCATTCATGGCGGGGTGCGCTCTAACATCATCCCAGAGGAAGTGGAGATGATCGGCACCATCCGGGCGCTCAACACCGACATGCAGAAAGAACTGCACGCCCGCCTCAAACGCACCGCCGAGATGATTGCCGCCAGCGCCGGCGCCACGGCTATCGTTGAAATCACCGAGCAATGCCCCGTCACCTATAACCACGAGCTGCTCACCGCGCACATGTTGCCAAGCCTAGAACAGGCCGCCGGAAAGAACAACGTGAAACTGACCAAGGCCGTGACCGGCGCCGAGGACTTCGCGTTCTTCCAGCAGCAGATTCCGGGCGTGTACCTGTTTGTGGGTGGTATGCCGAAGGGGATGGACTCCAACAAGATTCCCGCACACCACACCCCGGACTTCATGATTGACGAGAGCGGCATGAAACTGGGCATGCGCACCCTGGCCTACCTGGCCGTTGACTACCTGAATAAGCCTCTGCAGAAGAGCGCATCCAAGTAA
- a CDS encoding RimK family alpha-L-glutamate ligase: MKLALVTYSDLHSYGSLSSSEDSVLVDYLTSKGLDLTVEVWNDPAVNWQQYDVAILKSPWDYFDRIEEFLAWLDKIEGLGVRLLNPVDIVRWNTDKHYLLQIAETGLPVVPSALLKRGTDINLEELYTRFGTDKLIVKPTVSGGAKNTFIVAKNQAAAELPKIQELTATEDFLAQPFMPQIQEEGEWSFLFFGGKYSHTLLKSAKSGDFRVQHFFGGTIHPQEAPAHLLSQAQKLVDQFAQGCLYARVDGVVVGEELQLMELELIEPFLFLHTNEHALENYYHALKSML; this comes from the coding sequence TTGAAACTCGCATTAGTAACCTATTCAGATTTGCACAGCTACGGCTCCTTGAGCAGCAGCGAAGACAGTGTATTGGTGGATTACCTCACGTCCAAAGGCCTGGACCTGACCGTGGAGGTATGGAATGACCCGGCCGTGAACTGGCAACAGTACGACGTGGCTATCCTTAAATCGCCGTGGGACTACTTTGACCGCATTGAGGAGTTCTTGGCGTGGCTGGACAAAATAGAAGGCTTGGGCGTGCGCCTGCTCAACCCCGTGGACATTGTGCGCTGGAATACGGACAAGCACTACCTGTTACAGATAGCTGAAACCGGTCTGCCCGTAGTTCCTTCTGCCTTGCTTAAAAGAGGCACTGACATTAACCTGGAGGAACTCTACACCCGCTTTGGCACCGATAAACTTATTGTGAAGCCTACGGTGAGCGGCGGTGCCAAGAACACGTTTATTGTAGCAAAAAACCAGGCCGCCGCCGAGTTGCCCAAGATTCAGGAGTTGACCGCCACAGAGGATTTTCTGGCCCAGCCATTCATGCCGCAGATTCAGGAAGAAGGGGAGTGGTCGTTTCTGTTCTTCGGGGGGAAATATAGCCATACCTTGCTCAAGTCTGCCAAGAGCGGTGACTTTAGAGTGCAGCACTTTTTTGGCGGCACCATCCATCCTCAGGAAGCCCCCGCGCACCTATTGAGCCAAGCCCAGAAACTGGTAGACCAATTTGCCCAAGGCTGTCTCTACGCCCGCGTAGACGGCGTGGTGGTAGGAGAGGAACTCCAACTCATGGAACTGGAGCTGATCGAGCCGTTCCTGTTCTTGCACACCAATGAGCATGCACTGGAGAACTACTATCATGCTTTGAAAAGCATGCTTTAG
- a CDS encoding SDR family oxidoreductase, with protein MQQNRWSLEGRRALVTGATKGIGAAIAEELLTLGAEVLIVARKELEVNQAVVDYRARGLKASGMVADVSLSADRHNLLQLIQNTWGGLDILVNNVGTNIRKKIQDYSPEEYSFLLQTNLTSAFELCQHALPLLQKSPQGNVVNVSSVAGLGHVRTGTIYGMTKAALIQLSKNLAGEWAPYGIRVNCVAPWYIKTPLAETVLQDQEYLRSVLSRTPLNVIGNPEDVAGAVAFLCMPAAAYITGQCIAVDGGMSVNYFS; from the coding sequence ATGCAACAGAACCGTTGGAGTTTAGAAGGCCGCCGGGCCTTGGTCACCGGCGCCACCAAGGGCATAGGCGCCGCCATTGCAGAAGAACTGCTTACCTTGGGCGCCGAGGTGCTTATTGTCGCGCGCAAGGAACTGGAGGTAAACCAAGCCGTGGTAGACTACCGGGCTCGTGGCCTTAAAGCCTCTGGCATGGTCGCAGACGTAAGCCTTTCGGCGGACCGCCACAACCTCCTGCAATTGATTCAGAATACCTGGGGCGGCCTGGACATCTTGGTCAACAACGTGGGCACCAACATTAGAAAGAAAATCCAAGACTACAGCCCAGAAGAATACAGCTTTCTGTTGCAGACCAACCTGACCAGTGCCTTTGAGCTCTGCCAGCATGCCTTGCCGCTGCTGCAGAAATCCCCGCAGGGCAACGTGGTGAACGTGTCTTCGGTGGCTGGTTTGGGCCACGTGCGCACGGGCACCATCTACGGCATGACCAAAGCGGCCCTAATCCAGCTGTCTAAGAACCTGGCCGGCGAATGGGCACCCTACGGCATCCGCGTGAACTGCGTGGCGCCTTGGTACATTAAAACCCCTCTAGCTGAGACCGTCTTACAGGACCAAGAGTATTTAAGGAGCGTGTTGAGCCGCACTCCGCTCAACGTCATCGGCAACCCCGAAGACGTGGCCGGAGCGGTCGCCTTCTTATGCATGCCCGCGGCGGCGTATATTACGGGCCAGTGCATAGCTGTGGACGGTGGCATGAGCGTGAACTACTTCTCATAA
- the rplS gene encoding 50S ribosomal protein L19, producing the protein MSDLIKLVEQEYTEKRASIPSFAAGDTVNIHVKIREGNKERIQQFQGVVLQRRNSGVSETFTVRKVSNQIGTERIFPLLSPNIEKIEVIRRGKVRRARLFYLRGLSGKAARIKERRG; encoded by the coding sequence ATGAGCGATTTAATCAAATTAGTAGAGCAGGAATACACTGAGAAGCGTGCGTCTATTCCTTCTTTTGCTGCTGGCGATACCGTGAACATTCACGTGAAAATCCGTGAGGGTAACAAGGAGCGTATCCAGCAATTCCAAGGCGTGGTATTGCAACGCAGAAACTCTGGTGTAAGCGAGACTTTCACTGTAAGAAAAGTGTCTAACCAAATCGGTACAGAGCGTATTTTCCCGCTTCTTTCTCCAAACATCGAGAAGATCGAGGTGATCCGCAGAGGTAAAGTAAGAAGAGCTCGTCTGTTCTACTTGAGAGGCCTTTCTGGTAAAGCTGCTCGTATCAAAGAAAGAAGAGGATAG
- the trmD gene encoding tRNA (guanosine(37)-N1)-methyltransferase TrmD: MTRFDIITCQPSLLDGPFSHSILKRAQDKGLVEVHLHDLRQYAINKHGQIDDYAFGGGAGMVLMVEPIAKCIRELQAQRSYDAVIYMTPDGQTLNQATSNRLSLLENIIILCGHYKGVDQRVRDLFVTHEISIGDYVLSGGELAAAVLADSIIRIIPGVLNDESSALSDSFQDNLLAPPVYSRPADFEGHAVPEILLSGNTPKVEEWRFEQAIQRTRERRPDLLPEE; this comes from the coding sequence ATGACGCGGTTTGATATTATCACCTGCCAGCCTAGCCTGCTAGACGGCCCCTTCAGCCACTCCATCTTAAAGCGTGCCCAGGACAAAGGCCTGGTAGAAGTGCATCTGCACGATCTACGCCAGTACGCCATCAACAAGCACGGTCAGATTGATGACTATGCGTTTGGCGGCGGTGCGGGCATGGTCTTGATGGTAGAGCCCATTGCCAAGTGCATAAGAGAATTGCAGGCCCAGCGCAGCTATGACGCGGTCATTTACATGACCCCAGACGGCCAGACGCTGAACCAGGCTACCTCTAACCGCTTGTCCCTGCTGGAGAACATCATCATTCTGTGCGGTCATTACAAAGGCGTAGACCAGCGCGTGCGCGATTTGTTTGTGACCCATGAGATAAGCATAGGCGACTATGTTTTGTCGGGTGGGGAGCTGGCGGCCGCGGTGCTGGCAGATTCCATCATCAGAATCATACCCGGCGTATTGAATGATGAGAGCAGTGCCTTGTCAGACTCTTTCCAGGACAACCTGTTGGCGCCGCCGGTGTATTCCCGGCCCGCTGACTTTGAGGGACATGCCGTCCCAGAGATTCTTCTTTCTGGCAATACCCCTAAAGTAGAGGAGTGGCGCTTTGAGCAGGCAATACAGAGAACCCGCGAACGCAGGCCTGATTTATTGCCCGAAGAATAA
- the rimM gene encoding ribosome maturation factor RimM (Essential for efficient processing of 16S rRNA): MTLDACFQLGYIVRTHGTKGQVVAFFDVDFPEEYDELESVFLLINGKLVPFFIDDLNPQDKGKSIIKFEDVDTVVQAEKLKGTSLYLPLKMLPELEEDQFYFHEVIGYTVVDSVLGELGTVETFFDLPAQDLLAMQYQGHEILIPVNDEVIQRTDKAERKLYVTLPEGLMEVYTKPSNRMEEEPPIAGEEEDDDDDAV, encoded by the coding sequence ATGACGTTAGACGCATGCTTCCAGTTGGGGTATATCGTCCGTACGCATGGCACCAAGGGCCAGGTGGTCGCGTTTTTTGACGTAGACTTCCCGGAAGAGTACGATGAATTGGAATCAGTTTTCCTGTTAATTAACGGGAAGCTGGTTCCTTTTTTCATTGATGACCTCAATCCGCAGGACAAAGGCAAAAGCATCATCAAGTTTGAGGATGTGGACACCGTGGTGCAAGCCGAGAAGTTGAAAGGCACCAGCCTGTACCTTCCGCTGAAAATGCTGCCGGAGTTGGAAGAAGACCAGTTCTACTTCCATGAAGTGATTGGCTACACCGTGGTGGACAGTGTGCTGGGTGAACTGGGAACGGTAGAAACCTTCTTTGATTTGCCGGCGCAAGACCTATTGGCCATGCAGTACCAGGGCCATGAGATCCTGATTCCGGTGAACGACGAGGTCATCCAGAGGACAGACAAGGCAGAGAGAAAGCTGTACGTGACCCTGCCCGAAGGACTGATGGAGGTCTACACCAAGCCCTCTAACAGAATGGAGGAAGAGCCACCTATTGCCGGTGAAGAGGAAGACGACGACGATGACGCGGTTTGA
- a CDS encoding 30S ribosomal protein S16, with translation MPVKIRLARRGRKKAAMYDIVVADSRSPRDGRFIEKLGTYNPQTNPATINFNEDKALDWVLKGAQPTDTVKAMLSYTGVMFRKHLQIGVAKGAVTQEQADARYQEWKDAKDAKITGKKEQLGSDKAAKKKANLEAEAKVNAARAEAIRLKNTPAPEPVAEVEEEAPVAEAETATEEGATEAPAADATEEQA, from the coding sequence ATGCCTGTTAAAATCAGACTGGCCCGCAGAGGCCGCAAAAAAGCAGCTATGTACGACATCGTAGTAGCTGATTCTCGTTCACCACGTGATGGTCGTTTCATCGAGAAATTGGGTACTTACAACCCACAAACCAACCCTGCCACTATCAACTTCAACGAAGACAAAGCGTTGGATTGGGTATTGAAAGGCGCTCAACCAACTGACACTGTGAAAGCTATGCTTTCTTACACTGGTGTTATGTTCAGAAAGCACTTGCAGATTGGTGTTGCCAAAGGTGCCGTGACGCAAGAGCAGGCAGATGCCCGTTACCAAGAGTGGAAAGACGCCAAAGACGCTAAGATTACTGGCAAGAAAGAGCAATTAGGCTCTGACAAAGCTGCTAAGAAAAAGGCTAACCTTGAGGCTGAAGCCAAAGTAAACGCGGCTCGTGCAGAAGCTATCCGTTTGAAAAACACGCCGGCTCCTGAGCCAGTTGCAGAAGTAGAAGAAGAAGCTCCAGTTGCTGAAGCTGAGACTGCTACAGAAGAAGGTGCTACTGAGGCTCCTGCTGCTGACGCTACAGAAGAGCAAGCTTAA